A stretch of DNA from Nitrosopumilus zosterae:
TAATTGAACTGACGAAACTAAGAATAAAGGTAAGATTCCTACTGATCTAAAATAACTTGATTTAGGAAAAAACGATTTTATGCTATGTGAAAGTGCAATGAAAAAATATCCTACTGTTTGAATTGCAATTCCTAAAGTTTGCACCCATCGTTCTATGGTTCCAGATTTTATAACAAAATCTTCTATAATGTAACCCATCCATATAACAAAAAATCCTAAACTAATTGACAAAAATGCAATTGATAATCTAAATAATGTAGGACTTCCAGTGTTTCTAAATCCTATAATTGACATTATTCCTATGACTAATCCTACTAAAAACCCTACAAGATTAAGGATGTTTTCTAACAAAAATTCCAATGATGTTTAGAACCTCTTTGAACTAATTATTTTAATCTGATGAATGATTTTACCCTGTTGTTAATCCCATTCATCCAAAGATCCCGAAGTATGACCTTCTGTACTTCCAGTATAATCTCCGAGAATATCTGAATATTTAGATTCATTATGTGCAACAAATTTAACATATTCTCCATAACTCATATCAAAATCACACGAACCACATTTTACAACTGAAAAATCCATTGCCAATTCTGCATCTTCTTTACATTTGGGGCATTTTATCTTCATATTGGCTTTTGGTCTTTGTTAATTATTATTACTTTAGATTCAAAAAAAGATAAAAGTAGTTTATTATTGATAATTTCTATGAGTCGTATTTGTACCAAATGTAAAAATCCTATTCCTGATACTGAACAATTAGGTGTTGTTGCTGAGAAATATCCTACTTGTAACAAGTGTTGGGCTGAATGGAAAGAATATCAAATAATGGTAATGAATGAGATGAAACTTGACATGTCTATGCTTGATCATAGGAAATTATTGAAAAAACATGAAAAGATCTTTGTAGGCGTATTGTCTCCTGAAGGAGAAGTTATAGATTATACAAATGAGGATAATCGTAAACCTGATGAGCCTACTAATGCCTAAAATTTCAAGTGTTTTTTAGCATTATCTGGTATAACTATCATTACCCTTCTTTTTGCATTTTCATCCAAGTCGTTGATGATTTTTTTTATGGTGTCAGCAAGAATTTCTTTCTCATTCTCTTCTAATGTTAAAAACACTTCTAAAATTCCATCTAAATTAAAAGAAATTAATTTTTGAGGTGATTGGGCAACTTCTACAATATATGCTGTAAACAATCCTTTTCTCTGTTCTTCTGAAAGTGTAGTTAAAATTTTGAGCCATGTTCTGAAAAGCTTTGAAAAATTAGGGAATGGGATTGTTGGACCTGCTTCTAACGCATTATTGATCACTTCCTTTTGATCCAATTCGGGCAATGAAAAAAATTCCATCATTCTTTTTTTAAGAATTGGATTTCTTAGAAAATCTGGAAGATTAGCTAAATTAATTATAATATTTCCAGCAAAATTTTCTCCTACCATCGATCTAATCGAATTATTGCTGAATATAAAATCATGTGGTAATACTTTAGCTTAAATAAACGAAATAGAATTGCACTACATGACATCAACTGTAGTTGTTGGCGGATTTTTTGGTGATGAAGGGAAAGGAAAAATAATTTCATATTTGGCAATCAAAGATAATCCTACAATTATAGTTCGTGGTGGTGCTGGCCCTAATGCTGGTCATACCATTAGAGATGGTGATAAAGTGTATAAAGTTCGAATGCTCCCAAGTGGTTTTTTGAATAAAAATGCCAAAGTAATGATCGGTCCAGGAGTTGTAATTAATCCCGAAGTTCTTAAAAAAGAAATTAATGATTTTGAAGTTTCAGGACGTTCATTTATTGATAAACACTGTGGAATCATTGAGGAAACTCATCTTATTAGAGATTCTAAAGGTGAATTAA
This window harbors:
- a CDS encoding Fe(2+)-trafficking protein, which translates into the protein MSRICTKCKNPIPDTEQLGVVAEKYPTCNKCWAEWKEYQIMVMNEMKLDMSMLDHRKLLKKHEKIFVGVLSPEGEVIDYTNEDNRKPDEPTNA